A DNA window from Gasterosteus aculeatus chromosome 16, fGasAcu3.hap1.1, whole genome shotgun sequence contains the following coding sequences:
- the lrrc3 gene encoding leucine-rich repeat-containing protein 3, protein MPDLAGPDMPWKLSILDGFGNLWGLLLGVFIAGAPVTACPTRCHCIEKSGMTVVQCMSRNLESIPPDLPRDTVVLLLASNHITHIPNYAFKELHYLQELDLSNNDIETVDLGAFQGVSDSLLVLDLSNNRIQSVPKEAFARLRAKISLSNNPWHCECTLQEVLRELRLDPETVNEVICHTAVQEEYAGKPVIQVLDSGINFCNFHHKTTDVAMFVTMFGWFTMVIAYVIYYVRHNQEDARRHLEYLKSLPSSSQISKDFDTISTVL, encoded by the coding sequence ATGCCGGACTTGGCGGGGCCAGATATGCCCTGGAAATTATCCATCCTCGATGGCTTTGGCAACTTATGGGGTTTGCTCTTGGGAGTGTTCATAGCAGGTGCACCAGTGACGGCTTGTCCTACGAGGTGTCACTGTATAGAGAAGAGTGGCATGACTGTGGTCCAGTGTATGTCTCGCAACTTGGAGAGCATCCCACCAGATCTTCCAAGAGATACCGTCGTCCTACTTTTGGCATCCAACCACATCACCCACATCCCCAACTATGCCTTCAAAGAACTGCACTACCTTCAGGAGCTGGACCTGTCTAATAATGACATAGAAACGGTGGACCTCGGGGCTTTTCAAGGCGTTTCTGACAGCCTCCTCGTCCTAGATCTGTCAAACAATCGCATCCAAAGTGTTCCTAAAGAGGCATTTGCGCGTCTGCGGGCGAAAATCAGCCTCTCGAACAACCCATGGCACTGCGAGTGCACCCTGCAGGAGGTCCTGAGGGAACTGCGGCTGGACCCCGAGACTGTGAATGAGGTGATCTGCCACACGGCGGTGCAGGAAGAGTACGCAGGCAAGCCGGTTATCCAGGTGTTGGACTCAGGGATCAACTTCTGCAACTTCCACCACAAGACCACGGACGTAGCCATGTTCGTCACCATGTTCGGGTGGTTCACCATGGTGATTGCGTACGTCATCTACTACGTGAGACACAACCAGGAGGACGCCAGGAGGCACCTGGAGTACCTCAAGTCACTGCCGAGCAGCTCGCAGATAAGCAAGGACTTTGACACCATCAGCACTGTTCTCtag